The following proteins are co-located in the Streptomyces sp. NBC_00435 genome:
- a CDS encoding mechanosensitive ion channel family protein codes for MPWPAALLPLAADTPDAAETIRETHENVTNAASFIEENWAGWLYLGLRILLILVIAFALRSVVRKSLTKLITRMNRGAEAVEGTALGGLLVNAERRRQRSEAIGSVLRSVASFLILGTAGLMVLGALDINLGPLLASAGVAGVAIGFGARNLVTDFLSGVFMILEDQYGVGDKIDAGVASGEVVEVGLRVTKLRGDNGEIWYVRNGEIKRIGNLSQGWATAGVAVQVKPGESLAHIREVIQGIADTMAKESPWDERLWGPVEVLGLDEVLLSSMTVKVAAKTMPGQQFAVERELRWRIKDAFDTAGIGIVGGPASGEDEAPADPAAAVAAPSALANPASPQSLATAPIPPPALGAPGSGPRITK; via the coding sequence GTGCCCTGGCCTGCCGCCCTGCTCCCGCTCGCAGCCGACACTCCCGACGCGGCCGAAACGATCAGAGAGACGCACGAGAACGTCACGAACGCGGCCAGTTTCATCGAGGAGAACTGGGCCGGATGGCTTTACCTGGGCCTGCGGATCCTCCTCATCCTGGTCATCGCCTTCGCCCTGCGCTCGGTGGTCCGCAAATCACTGACCAAGCTGATAACCCGGATGAACCGCGGCGCCGAGGCCGTCGAGGGCACGGCCCTGGGCGGACTGCTGGTCAACGCCGAGCGGCGCCGTCAGCGCTCCGAGGCGATCGGTTCGGTCCTGCGCTCGGTGGCTTCGTTCCTGATCCTCGGCACGGCCGGGCTGATGGTGCTCGGCGCGCTCGACATCAACCTGGGCCCGCTGCTCGCGAGCGCCGGTGTGGCCGGTGTGGCGATCGGTTTCGGTGCCCGGAACCTGGTCACGGACTTCCTCTCCGGCGTCTTCATGATCCTCGAGGACCAGTACGGGGTCGGCGACAAGATCGACGCGGGGGTGGCCTCGGGCGAGGTCGTCGAGGTGGGCCTGCGCGTGACCAAGCTGCGCGGCGACAACGGTGAGATCTGGTACGTCCGCAACGGTGAGATCAAGCGGATCGGCAACCTCAGCCAGGGCTGGGCCACCGCGGGCGTGGCCGTACAGGTCAAGCCGGGCGAGAGCCTCGCCCACATCCGCGAGGTCATCCAGGGGATCGCCGACACGATGGCCAAGGAGTCCCCGTGGGACGAGCGGCTGTGGGGTCCGGTGGAGGTGCTGGGCCTGGACGAGGTGCTGCTGTCCTCCATGACGGTGAAGGTGGCGGCGAAGACGATGCCGGGCCAGCAGTTCGCCGTGGAGCGCGAGCTGCGCTGGCGGATCAAGGACGCCTTCGACACCGCGGGCATCGGGATCGTCGGGGGGCCGGCTTCCGGTGAGGACGAGGCCCCGGCCGATCCGGCGGCCGCCGTCGCCGCGCCGTCGGCGCTGGCGAACCCGGCCTCGCCGCAGTCCCTGGCCACCGCGCCCATCCCGCCGCCGGCCCTGGGCGCCCCGGGCTCAGGCCCCCGCATCACCAAGTAG
- a CDS encoding ROK family transcriptional regulator, whose protein sequence is MPAATPGTPSLLRALNDRAALELLLTHGPLSRTRIGHLTGLSKPTASQLLARLEAAGLVVATGTATGRPGPNAQLYAVNATAAHVAGLDVTPGRILASVADLTGEVIGSHELPYAEGTGPVAQVTRALGEAVKDAGLTLGDIHRLVVATPGSFDPRTGVLRYADHLPGWQSPTLLEELAAALPMPVEYENDVNLAAVAEQRLGAARGHEDFVLLWNEEGLGAALVLGGRLHRGWTGGAGEVGFLPVAGHPLVRQVTRVNSGGYQELAGVQVLPSMAARLDIEAPPAAASAGSVLGSVHGAESGAMVEAAAALLAQAAAAPEGANLELLREYATALATGLASLVAVLDPEVVVLSGALTIAGGEPLRGLLEAELADLAPSLPVLVTGEVRERPVLRGALERALSATRDEVFDTSRR, encoded by the coding sequence ATGCCCGCCGCCACCCCCGGTACGCCCAGCCTGTTGCGCGCCCTGAACGACCGGGCCGCCCTCGAGCTCCTGCTGACGCACGGTCCGCTGTCCCGGACCCGGATCGGGCACCTCACCGGGCTCTCGAAGCCCACCGCCTCCCAGCTGCTGGCCCGGCTGGAGGCCGCCGGCCTCGTCGTCGCCACCGGCACCGCCACGGGCCGCCCCGGACCCAACGCACAGCTCTACGCGGTCAACGCGACGGCCGCGCACGTCGCCGGACTCGACGTCACCCCGGGCCGGATCCTCGCCTCCGTAGCCGATCTCACCGGCGAGGTGATCGGCAGCCACGAGCTCCCGTACGCGGAGGGCACCGGGCCCGTCGCCCAGGTCACCCGCGCGCTCGGCGAGGCCGTCAAGGACGCCGGGCTGACCCTCGGCGACATCCACCGGCTGGTCGTCGCGACCCCCGGCTCCTTCGATCCGCGCACCGGGGTGCTGCGCTACGCCGACCACCTGCCGGGCTGGCAGTCCCCCACGCTCCTCGAGGAGCTCGCCGCCGCCCTGCCGATGCCGGTGGAGTACGAGAACGACGTCAACCTCGCCGCCGTCGCCGAGCAGCGCCTCGGGGCCGCCCGGGGACACGAGGACTTCGTCCTGCTGTGGAACGAGGAGGGCCTCGGCGCCGCCCTCGTGCTCGGCGGCCGGCTGCACCGCGGCTGGACCGGGGGCGCCGGCGAGGTCGGCTTCCTGCCGGTCGCCGGCCACCCGCTGGTCCGCCAGGTCACCCGGGTCAACTCCGGCGGCTACCAGGAACTGGCCGGCGTGCAGGTGCTGCCGTCGATGGCGGCCCGCCTCGACATCGAGGCCCCGCCCGCCGCCGCCTCCGCCGGATCGGTCCTCGGGTCCGTGCACGGGGCGGAGTCCGGGGCGATGGTCGAAGCGGCGGCCGCGCTGCTGGCCCAGGCCGCCGCGGCGCCGGAAGGGGCCAACCTGGAGCTCCTGCGGGAGTACGCCACCGCGCTCGCCACCGGCCTCGCCTCGCTGGTCGCCGTCCTGGACCCGGAGGTCGTCGTCCTCTCCGGCGCCCTGACCATCGCCGGCGGGGAACCGCTGCGCGGGCTCCTCGAGGCCGAGCTCGCCGATCTCGCCCCCTCCCTGCCCGTACTGGTCACCGGAGAGGTACGGGAACGCCCCGTGCTGCGCGGGGCACTGGAGCGGGCCCTCTCGGCCACCCGGGACGAGGTCTTCGACACCTCCCGCCGCTGA
- a CDS encoding ABC transporter substrate-binding protein, with the protein MPRTRRLTAAAVAVAALSVLATACTGSASNTASDDPNKDVTLNFWHGWSAPSEIKAIEDNIARFQKAHPNIKVDVTGNMTDDKINQALRAGGDKAPDVVASFTTDSVGKFCNTGAFADLNPFLKKSGIDKTRVFPKPLMEYTQFNGNQCTLPLLNDAYGLVYNKTAFDAAGITEPPKTWSQFEAAAQKLTIAKGDSYEQLGIMPTYHGYETAPQRLAAQWNPAYFGADGKSNLAKDPAFAKMLTAQKDLVAKLGGYEKLEKFRNTFGDEWSAEHPFHLGLVAMQIDGEWRAAMAKEAGVKFEIATAPMPVPDDQLADYGKGYLAGTIMGISSKSAKQNAAWELAKYMTTDTDAVVDFANAIHNVPSTLAALESPRLQVTPEFKTFIDIAKHPKSNTTPAQADGGTYQLTFTDFAYSVEKGDVTDIPAGLARTDQQIDTDIAKAK; encoded by the coding sequence ATGCCCAGAACCCGTCGCCTGACCGCCGCAGCCGTCGCCGTCGCCGCGCTGTCCGTACTCGCCACCGCGTGTACGGGCTCCGCCTCCAACACGGCCTCGGACGACCCGAACAAGGACGTCACCCTCAACTTCTGGCACGGCTGGTCCGCTCCCAGCGAGATCAAGGCCATCGAGGACAACATCGCCCGGTTCCAGAAGGCGCACCCGAACATCAAGGTCGACGTCACGGGCAACATGACGGACGACAAGATCAACCAGGCGCTGCGCGCGGGCGGCGACAAGGCTCCCGACGTGGTGGCCTCCTTCACCACCGACAGCGTCGGCAAGTTCTGCAACACCGGCGCCTTCGCCGACCTGAACCCCTTCCTGAAGAAGTCCGGGATCGACAAGACCAGGGTCTTCCCCAAGCCCCTGATGGAGTACACGCAGTTCAACGGCAACCAGTGCACGCTGCCGCTGCTGAACGACGCCTACGGCCTCGTCTACAACAAGACCGCCTTCGACGCCGCCGGGATCACCGAACCCCCCAAGACCTGGAGCCAGTTCGAGGCCGCCGCGCAGAAGCTGACGATAGCCAAGGGCGACTCGTACGAGCAGCTGGGCATCATGCCCACCTATCACGGCTACGAGACCGCCCCCCAGCGCCTGGCCGCCCAGTGGAACCCGGCGTACTTCGGCGCCGACGGCAAGTCCAACCTGGCCAAGGACCCCGCCTTCGCGAAGATGCTCACGGCGCAGAAGGACCTGGTCGCCAAGCTCGGCGGCTACGAGAAGCTGGAGAAGTTCCGCAACACCTTCGGTGACGAGTGGAGCGCGGAGCACCCCTTCCACCTGGGCCTGGTGGCCATGCAGATCGACGGCGAGTGGCGGGCGGCCATGGCGAAGGAGGCGGGTGTGAAGTTCGAGATCGCCACCGCGCCGATGCCCGTCCCGGACGACCAGCTCGCCGACTACGGCAAGGGCTACCTCGCCGGCACCATCATGGGCATCTCCTCCAAGAGCGCGAAGCAGAACGCCGCCTGGGAGCTCGCGAAGTACATGACGACCGACACCGACGCGGTCGTGGACTTCGCCAACGCCATCCACAACGTGCCCTCCACGCTGGCCGCGCTGGAGTCCCCCAGGCTCCAGGTGACCCCGGAGTTCAAGACGTTCATCGACATCGCCAAGCACCCGAAGTCGAACACCACTCCGGCGCAGGCCGACGGCGGCACCTACCAGCTGACCTTCACGGACTTCGCCTACTCGGTCGAGAAGGGCGACGTCACGGACATCCCGGCCGGGCTCGCCAGGACCGACCAGCAGATCGACACGGACATCGCGAAGGCGAAGTAG
- a CDS encoding carbohydrate ABC transporter permease: MTATTLPPSPELRARRRRSALRTAAFMSPWLIGFCVFFAYPLLSTVYFSFTKYDGFRPPVFNGLDNWTYVFTDYPMFWPAMRNTLWLVLVMVACRVAFGLGIGLLITKIKLGTGVFRTLFYLPYLAPPVAATLAFVFLLNPGTGPVNTLLDSVGLATPGWFTDPAWSKPALTALAVWGVGDLMVIFMAALLDVPREQYEAAELDGAGALQRFRHITLPNISPIILFAVVTGVIQAMQFYTQPLVAGKVASGVMGGSGQQFEPGYPEKSTLTLPQVIYNVGFQRFDYGTACVVALVLFALSMAFTALLMRRRGGLIEAGD, encoded by the coding sequence ATGACCGCGACCACGCTCCCCCCCTCCCCCGAACTGCGCGCGCGGCGCCGCAGGTCGGCGCTGCGCACGGCGGCCTTCATGTCGCCCTGGTTGATCGGGTTCTGCGTCTTCTTCGCCTACCCGCTCCTGTCCACCGTCTACTTCTCCTTCACCAAGTACGACGGCTTCCGCCCGCCCGTCTTCAACGGGCTGGACAACTGGACCTACGTCTTCACCGACTATCCGATGTTCTGGCCGGCCATGCGCAACACCCTGTGGCTGGTCCTGGTGATGGTCGCCTGCCGGGTCGCCTTCGGTCTGGGCATCGGCCTGCTCATCACCAAGATCAAGCTGGGCACGGGCGTCTTCCGGACCCTGTTCTACCTGCCCTACCTGGCCCCTCCGGTGGCGGCGACCCTGGCCTTCGTCTTCCTGCTCAACCCCGGCACCGGCCCGGTGAACACGCTGCTGGACTCGGTCGGACTGGCCACGCCCGGCTGGTTCACGGACCCCGCCTGGTCCAAGCCGGCGCTGACCGCGCTCGCGGTGTGGGGGGTCGGCGACCTGATGGTCATCTTCATGGCCGCGTTGCTCGACGTACCGCGCGAGCAGTACGAGGCCGCCGAGCTGGACGGGGCCGGGGCCCTGCAGCGGTTCCGCCACATCACCCTGCCGAACATCTCGCCGATCATCCTGTTCGCGGTGGTCACCGGGGTCATCCAGGCGATGCAGTTCTACACGCAGCCCCTGGTGGCGGGGAAGGTGGCGTCCGGCGTGATGGGCGGTTCGGGCCAGCAGTTCGAGCCGGGGTACCCCGAGAAGTCCACCCTGACCCTGCCCCAGGTCATCTACAACGTCGGCTTCCAGCGCTTCGACTACGGCACCGCCTGCGTGGTCGCCCTGGTGCTGTTCGCCCTCTCCATGGCCTTCACCGCGCTGCTGATGCGGCGGCGCGGCGGCCTGATCGAGGCAGGTGACTGA
- a CDS encoding carbohydrate ABC transporter permease produces the protein MSQTITRGARRAPRPATPGRPDSARAVRTARRRAALHWVAVHSLGVAAALFFTLPFVFLFLTSVMSDQQALTRDLWPHSWEWGNYAKVWDTPGFLTWWRNTLLYAGLGTLLTVVSSVPVAYALAKFRFRGRRLSLLLVIAMMMLPPQVVVIPMYLFWAKQLDLSGTLWPLIIPMAFGDAFSIFLLRQFLLTIPDEYLDAAKVDGCGELRTLLRVVLPMAKPGIAAVALFQFFCAWNDYFGPQIYASDNPAAWTLSYGLESFKGAHHTNWNLTMAATVLVMAPVIVLFFFAQKAFVEGVTLTGVKG, from the coding sequence ATGAGCCAGACCATCACCCGCGGCGCGCGGCGCGCTCCGCGTCCGGCGACCCCCGGTAGGCCCGACTCCGCGCGGGCCGTGCGCACCGCGCGCCGGCGGGCCGCCCTGCACTGGGTCGCCGTGCACTCCCTCGGCGTCGCGGCGGCGCTCTTCTTCACCCTTCCCTTCGTCTTCCTCTTCCTGACCTCGGTCATGAGCGACCAGCAGGCGCTGACCCGCGACCTGTGGCCGCACAGCTGGGAGTGGGGCAACTACGCGAAGGTGTGGGACACCCCCGGCTTCCTGACCTGGTGGCGCAACACCCTGCTGTACGCGGGCCTCGGCACCCTGCTGACCGTGGTCTCCTCGGTGCCCGTCGCCTACGCGCTGGCCAAGTTCCGCTTCCGCGGCCGGCGGCTCTCGCTGCTGCTGGTGATCGCCATGATGATGCTGCCGCCGCAGGTGGTCGTCATCCCGATGTACCTGTTCTGGGCCAAGCAGCTGGACCTGTCCGGCACGCTGTGGCCGCTGATCATCCCGATGGCCTTCGGCGACGCCTTCTCCATCTTCCTGCTGCGCCAGTTCCTGCTGACCATCCCCGACGAGTACCTCGACGCGGCCAAGGTCGACGGCTGCGGCGAGCTGCGCACCCTGCTGCGGGTGGTCCTGCCGATGGCCAAGCCCGGGATCGCGGCCGTCGCCCTCTTCCAGTTCTTCTGCGCCTGGAACGACTACTTCGGACCGCAGATCTATGCGTCCGACAACCCGGCCGCCTGGACGCTCAGTTACGGACTGGAGTCCTTCAAGGGCGCCCACCACACCAACTGGAACCTCACCATGGCCGCCACCGTGCTGGTCATGGCCCCGGTGATCGTCCTCTTCTTCTTCGCCCAGAAGGCGTTCGTCGAAGGCGTCACCCTGACCGGAGTGAAAGGCTAG
- a CDS encoding 6-phospho-beta-glucosidase produces the protein MKLAVVGGGSTYTPELIDGFARLRDTLPLSELVLIDPATERLELIGGLARRIFAKQGHPGLITTTSDLDAGVAGADAVLLQLRIGGQAARLQDETWPLECGCVGQETTGAGGLAKALRTVPVVLDIAERVRRSNPDAWIIDFTNPVGIVTRALLQAGHKAVGLCNVAIGFQRRFAAMLDLTPADIHLDHVGLNHLTWELGVRKGGPEGENLLPQLIAAHGEAIAGDLRLPRAVLDRLGAVPSYYLRYFYAHDEVVRELGTKPSRAAEVAAMEKELLGLYGDPALDEKPELLSKRGGAFYSEAAVDLAAALLGDGGSAVQVVNTLNNGTLPFLPDDAVIEVQARVDGSGPAPLAVPRLDPLYSGLISHVTAYEDLALDAALRGGRERVFKALLAHPLVGQFDLAEGLTDRLLAHNKEHLAWA, from the coding sequence ATGAAACTCGCAGTGGTGGGCGGCGGTTCCACCTACACCCCCGAGCTGATCGACGGCTTCGCGCGGCTGCGCGACACCCTTCCCCTCAGCGAGCTGGTCCTGATCGACCCGGCCACCGAACGGCTGGAGCTGATCGGCGGCCTGGCCCGGCGGATCTTCGCCAAGCAGGGACACCCGGGCCTGATCACCACCACCTCCGACCTCGACGCGGGCGTGGCCGGTGCGGACGCGGTCCTGCTCCAGCTGCGCATCGGCGGCCAGGCGGCCCGGCTCCAGGACGAGACCTGGCCGCTGGAGTGCGGCTGCGTCGGCCAGGAGACCACCGGCGCGGGCGGTCTCGCCAAGGCGCTGCGCACGGTTCCGGTGGTCCTGGACATCGCCGAGCGGGTCCGGCGGTCCAACCCCGACGCGTGGATCATCGACTTCACCAACCCGGTCGGGATCGTCACCCGCGCCCTGCTCCAGGCCGGGCACAAGGCGGTCGGGCTGTGCAACGTGGCCATCGGCTTCCAGCGCAGGTTCGCCGCGATGCTGGACCTGACGCCGGCCGACATCCACCTCGACCACGTGGGCCTCAACCACCTCACCTGGGAGCTGGGGGTGCGCAAGGGCGGCCCGGAGGGCGAGAACCTGCTGCCGCAGCTGATCGCCGCGCACGGCGAGGCCATCGCCGGTGACCTGCGCCTGCCGCGCGCGGTGCTGGACCGGCTCGGCGCCGTGCCCTCGTACTACCTGCGCTACTTCTACGCGCACGACGAGGTGGTCCGCGAGCTCGGGACCAAGCCCTCGCGGGCCGCCGAGGTCGCCGCCATGGAGAAGGAACTGCTCGGCCTGTACGGGGATCCCGCGCTGGACGAGAAGCCGGAGCTGCTCTCCAAGCGCGGCGGCGCCTTCTACTCGGAGGCGGCCGTGGACCTGGCCGCGGCCCTGCTGGGCGACGGCGGCAGCGCCGTGCAGGTGGTCAACACGCTGAACAACGGGACCCTGCCGTTCCTCCCGGACGACGCGGTCATCGAGGTGCAGGCCCGGGTCGACGGCTCGGGACCGGCGCCGCTGGCCGTGCCGCGGCTGGACCCGCTGTACTCGGGGCTGATCTCGCACGTGACGGCGTACGAGGACCTCGCGCTCGACGCGGCGCTGCGCGGCGGCCGCGAGCGGGTGTTCAAGGCGCTGCTGGCACACCCGCTGGTCGGCCAGTTCGACCTCGCCGAGGGGCTGACCGACCGGCTCCTGGCGCACAACAAGGAGCACCTGGCATGGGCGTGA
- a CDS encoding glutamate ABC transporter substrate-binding protein: MPERGTGEDEGFGGAGSTGARAAAGGHEGPGADEAVQEVRGVRRLTTRLRGWGGVGAMAVACALTAAAVLLPLAQAAPGSAAHPPLVREPARMAVAPLAPGDDTCQDPAASLRPNGVDGAAIQRIRSAGHLVAGVDQNSFKWGYRNPAGELDGFDIALVKAIAKDILGDPDKVIYRAIPTSQRIPALKDGTVDIVVRTMTINCKRLEDVAFSTAYFEAGQQVLAPKGSAITGYDASLKGRRICTAAGSTAEAQLTAQSYGSVPVSVPNQLDCLVRLQLGEVDGIVTDNALAAGQAAQDPSVRLVGSPFTTEFYGVAMNKDAGDLVRRVNKVLEDYRTGGDSSPWMAAYRTHLQPVLPGVSGPPAPKYRD; encoded by the coding sequence ATGCCGGAACGTGGGACGGGCGAGGACGAGGGCTTCGGGGGCGCCGGGAGCACCGGGGCCCGGGCGGCGGCCGGGGGCCACGAGGGCCCCGGCGCCGACGAGGCGGTCCAGGAGGTCCGCGGCGTGCGGCGGTTGACGACGCGGCTGCGTGGCTGGGGCGGGGTCGGCGCGATGGCCGTCGCCTGCGCGCTGACGGCCGCGGCCGTGCTGCTGCCGCTGGCCCAGGCGGCCCCGGGGAGCGCGGCGCACCCGCCGCTGGTGCGCGAGCCGGCCCGGATGGCCGTCGCTCCGCTGGCTCCGGGCGACGACACCTGCCAGGACCCGGCGGCGAGCCTGCGTCCCAACGGGGTGGACGGGGCGGCCATCCAGCGGATCCGTAGCGCGGGCCACCTCGTCGCGGGCGTGGACCAGAACAGCTTCAAATGGGGCTACCGCAATCCGGCCGGAGAGCTCGACGGCTTCGACATCGCGCTGGTGAAGGCCATAGCCAAGGACATCCTGGGCGACCCCGACAAGGTCATCTACCGGGCGATCCCCACCAGCCAGCGCATCCCCGCGCTCAAGGACGGCACCGTCGACATCGTCGTGCGGACCATGACGATCAACTGCAAGCGGCTGGAGGACGTCGCCTTCTCGACGGCGTACTTCGAGGCCGGGCAGCAGGTGCTGGCCCCCAAGGGCTCCGCCATCACCGGCTACGACGCCTCGCTGAAGGGCCGCCGGATCTGCACGGCGGCCGGTTCCACGGCCGAGGCGCAGCTGACGGCCCAGTCGTACGGTTCCGTTCCGGTCAGCGTCCCCAACCAGCTGGACTGCCTGGTCCGGCTGCAGCTGGGCGAGGTGGACGGCATCGTCACGGACAACGCCCTCGCCGCCGGCCAGGCCGCGCAGGACCCGTCGGTCCGGCTGGTCGGCTCCCCGTTCACCACGGAGTTCTACGGGGTGGCCATGAACAAGGACGCGGGGGACCTGGTCCGCCGGGTCAACAAGGTGCTGGAGGACTACCGTACGGGCGGTGACTCCAGCCCGTGGATGGCCGCCTACCGGACCCACCTGCAGCCCGTACTGCCCGGCGTGAGCGGCCCGCCCGCGCCGAAGTACCGGGACTGA
- a CDS encoding tetratricopeptide repeat protein → MPRPDPSEAVLENPEVPERKRFCSRSDCGAPVGRARGDRPGRTEGFCTKCGHPYSFVPKLHAGDLVHGQYEVAGCLAHGGLGWVYLAVDRAVSDRWVVLKGLLDTGDQDAMAAAISERRFLAEIEHSNIVRIYNFVEHLDQRTGSLDGYIVMEYVGGKSLKEIANDRRRPDGRRDPLPVEQACAYGIEALEALGHLHTRNLLYCDFKVDNAIQQADQLKLIDMGAVRRMDDEESAIYGTVGYQAPEVADVGPSVASDLYTVARTLAVLTFDFQGYTNVFVDSLPDPQHIEVFGRYESFYRLLVRATDPDPGRRFASAQEMADQLTGVLREVVALQTGRPRPQISTLFGPELRVPDDRLFTDESGSRVSRLGERPVKRWAAGRSRTRGTASDPGTASVPAPHSFEGVGAPAAAAPPTGPAASPITGYGTSGLVTTATHRSAGPAVPAPRQAPVTASPTPVAITSPRRPGPSTLDTREAALALPVPLVDAGDPNAGFLAGLLASAPADLLAALGSAPAESAELRLRELRARLELGGTDAHLVAEALTRLEARHPDDWRVVWARGVSSLAVGEDETAALSFDAVYDAFPGEPAPKLALGLCAEVLGQLDNAAEYYRLVWTTDPGFVGAAFGLARVQLAAGDRDGAVRTLESVPEASIHHTAARVAAVRARLRDRSPQEALLPDLAAAAAQVEALGRFGLDSVRHERLRAEVLGSALDWVLSGSRGSDPGSASLLGCQLDERGLRFGLERSFRVLARLAQRGEERIELVERANRFRPRTWV, encoded by the coding sequence GTGCCCCGTCCGGATCCCTCCGAGGCGGTCCTGGAGAACCCGGAGGTGCCGGAGCGCAAGCGGTTCTGCTCGCGCTCGGACTGCGGAGCTCCGGTGGGCCGGGCGCGCGGTGACCGACCGGGACGGACGGAAGGATTCTGCACCAAGTGCGGGCATCCGTACTCCTTCGTCCCCAAACTGCACGCGGGTGACCTGGTCCACGGCCAGTACGAGGTCGCGGGCTGTCTCGCCCACGGCGGCCTCGGCTGGGTCTACCTCGCGGTGGACCGGGCCGTGTCGGACCGGTGGGTGGTGCTCAAGGGCCTGCTGGACACCGGGGACCAGGACGCGATGGCGGCCGCGATCTCGGAGCGGCGCTTCCTCGCGGAGATCGAGCACTCCAACATCGTGCGGATCTACAACTTCGTGGAGCACCTGGACCAGCGGACGGGTTCGCTGGACGGGTACATCGTCATGGAGTACGTCGGCGGCAAATCGCTCAAGGAGATCGCCAACGACCGGCGCCGGCCGGACGGACGGCGCGATCCGCTGCCCGTGGAGCAGGCGTGCGCGTACGGCATCGAGGCGCTGGAGGCGCTCGGCCACCTGCACACCAGGAACCTCCTGTACTGCGACTTCAAGGTCGACAACGCCATCCAGCAGGCCGATCAGCTGAAGCTGATCGACATGGGCGCGGTGCGGCGGATGGACGACGAGGAGTCGGCCATCTACGGCACCGTCGGCTACCAGGCGCCCGAGGTCGCGGACGTCGGCCCGTCGGTCGCCTCCGACCTGTACACGGTGGCCCGCACGCTGGCCGTGCTGACCTTCGACTTCCAGGGGTACACGAACGTCTTCGTGGACTCCCTGCCGGACCCGCAGCACATCGAGGTGTTCGGGCGGTACGAGTCCTTCTACCGGCTGCTGGTACGGGCCACCGACCCGGATCCGGGACGGCGGTTCGCGTCCGCGCAGGAGATGGCCGACCAGCTGACGGGCGTGCTGCGGGAGGTCGTCGCGCTCCAGACGGGCCGCCCGAGGCCGCAGATCTCGACCCTGTTCGGACCGGAGCTGCGGGTTCCGGACGATCGGCTGTTCACGGACGAGTCGGGGTCGCGGGTGTCCCGGCTGGGTGAGCGGCCCGTGAAGCGGTGGGCGGCGGGCCGGAGCCGGACTCGGGGTACGGCGTCCGACCCGGGTACGGCTTCCGTTCCCGCTCCTCACTCCTTCGAGGGGGTGGGAGCTCCGGCTGCCGCCGCCCCGCCCACCGGTCCGGCGGCTTCGCCGATCACGGGGTACGGCACGAGCGGGCTCGTGACCACGGCGACGCACCGGTCCGCCGGTCCGGCCGTGCCGGCCCCGCGCCAGGCCCCGGTGACGGCTTCGCCGACCCCCGTCGCGATCACCTCCCCGCGGCGGCCCGGTCCGTCGACGCTGGACACCCGCGAGGCCGCGCTGGCCCTGCCCGTACCGCTGGTCGACGCCGGGGACCCCAACGCCGGTTTCCTGGCGGGCCTGCTCGCCTCCGCGCCGGCCGACCTGCTGGCCGCGCTCGGGTCCGCGCCGGCCGAGTCCGCCGAACTGCGGCTGCGGGAGCTGCGGGCCCGGCTCGAACTGGGCGGCACCGACGCGCACCTCGTGGCCGAGGCGCTGACCCGGCTGGAAGCACGGCATCCCGACGACTGGCGCGTGGTGTGGGCCCGCGGCGTCTCCTCGCTGGCCGTCGGGGAGGACGAGACGGCGGCCCTGTCCTTCGACGCCGTCTACGACGCCTTCCCGGGCGAACCCGCGCCGAAGCTGGCGCTGGGGCTGTGCGCGGAGGTGCTGGGGCAGCTGGACAATGCCGCCGAGTACTACCGCCTGGTGTGGACCACGGACCCGGGGTTCGTCGGCGCGGCGTTCGGGCTGGCCCGGGTGCAGCTGGCCGCCGGGGACCGGGACGGGGCCGTACGCACACTGGAATCCGTGCCGGAGGCGTCGATCCACCACACCGCCGCGCGGGTGGCGGCCGTACGGGCACGCCTGCGCGACCGGTCACCGCAGGAGGCGCTGCTGCCCGATCTGGCGGCGGCCGCGGCGCAGGTGGAGGCGCTGGGGAGGTTCGGGCTGGACTCGGTGCGCCACGAGCGGCTCAGGGCGGAAGTACTGGGCTCGGCGCTGGACTGGGTACTGTCGGGTAGCCGGGGTTCCGACCCCGGCAGTGCCTCGCTGCTCGGCTGCCAACTGGATGAGCGGGGACTGCGCTTCGGCCTGGAGCGCTCGTTCCGCGTGCTGGCACGGCTGGCGCAGCGGGGCGAGGAGAGGATCGAACTGGTGGAGCGGGCAAACCGTTTCCGTCCCCGGACGTGGGTGTGA